The genomic region GTATCTTTCTATCGGGTACATCCACCTATATTGGACAGGTCCAGCAATCATAGCTTCACCAGCTAGGTGAATAGGTAAATGCATCATAACATCGAAAAATGATGGAGGGAATATCATTTCCAACTGACAAAGTGCTATTGAAATTTGAGATTCCATTTTCTCCAAGTCATCCACACTTAGCACCTTTGAGCAAAGTGCTTTAAAGAAATTACTCAGCACAATTAGTGGTTTAGACACTTTTGCAGACACTTCTTCTGGCAGCAATCCATCAATTGCTAAAGGAAGTAAGGTCTCTAATAAGATATGGCAATCATGGCTCTTAAGTCCAGATATCTTCCGGTCTTTTAGATTCATACATCTAGTAATGTTTGAGGAATAACCATCAGGAAACTTTACCTCCTTTAAGAATCCAGAAAAATCTCTTTGCTCGTTGACAGATAAAGTATAACATGCAGATGGGAGCTTTAAATATTCCCCACACGATATTGGATGTAGTTCCCCCCTAATGCCCATGGCTTTTAGATCAAGACGAGAATTCaagttatcttttgtttttttcttagtaCTCATCAATGTCCCGATTATACTATCACACACATTCTTCTCAATGTGCATAACATCTAAATTATTTCTCAATAATAAGGTTCTCCAATATggtaatttgaaaaatatactctTCTTCAACCAATTATCTTTTTCATTTAACTCATCATGTTTTCTCTTCTTCGCACCGTTCCTAAATATCAAGAATTCAAGATCACATAATTGACTAAGCACATCATCTCCAGATAGTTGTTTAGGGGATAAACCAATCTCTTTCTTACCATCAAATTTCTTAGATTCCAATCTCCATCTATGCTTGATTGGCAAGAAGCGTCGATGCCCCATGAAACAAAACTTTCTTCCATTTTGCAAATAGGAAGAACTTGTTTCATTATGACAAGAAGGACATGCCAAAGCACCCATTGTATTCCAACCAGAAAGAATCCTATATGCTAGGAAGTCATTAATTGTCCATAAAACTGCTGCACGcatattgaaattttgatttctaGAGGAGTCAAAAGTAGTAACACCAACTTCCCATAATTTGTTCAGCTCATCAATTAATGGTTGcaaataaatatcaattttaattcCAGGACCTTTCGGTCCTGGAATGAGCAATGCTAGCATAAAATAAGATTGCTTCATACACATCCACAGTGGTAAATTATACGGAACAAGGACAATGGGCCATGTGCTATGAGTGGTGCTCATGTTTCCATATGGATTAAACCCATCACTTGCTAAACCCAACCTAACATTGCGCTTCTCAGAAGAAAATGACTCGTGTATCTCATCAAAATTTTTCCATGCCTTAAAGTCAGCTGGATGTCTTAATAGACCATCATCAACACGCTTATCATGATGCCAAGTCATGTAGGAGGCTGTCTTTTTTGGCAAGAAAAACCTCTTGAGCCTTGGTGTTATTGGGAAATAGCGCAATACCTTGTGAGGGACTTTTTTACCCCTTACACTCCCTTCACTTGATTTCCATCTTGAGAGGCCACAAACTTGACACTCACTTCTGTTGGAATTTTCCTTCCAATACAACATACAATTACTTTCACAAGCATCTATCTTCACATAATCAAGACCCAAATCCCGAATCATATTCTTTGCCTCATATAATGAATTTGGCAACTCTACAATAACTTTAGAAAGCGCATCATTCAACAATTGAAGCAATAGAGTAAACGATTTGTTTGTCCAACCACTAAGGCATTTAATATGAAGTAACTTCACAATGAAAGACAGTTTTGTATACTTGCAATCTTGAAAAAGTTTCTGCTCGTTATGCCCTAGTTTTAGAAAAAAGTTAGCTGCATCATCATTAGGCTCTTCAGGAGTACCATCGCCACTCGAATCTCCAACTACATTACTGGCTGCATTAAAGGCTGCACAATAATCTTCTACCATCTCACTCAAGCCATCCCCATCTGACTCATCATCACTATCTAAAATATCACATGTTTGAAAATGTCTCTCCTCACCATGTCTAAACCAACGAGTATAACTTGGGAGAATACCAATAGTAAGCAAATCAACCTCAACATCATCTCTGGTCTTTGCAAAGtagtttttgcattttttacaCGGACAATAAATTTTATCCCCCATTGTTGTATGCTCAAATGCAAAATCAAGGAAGTCTTTAATTCCTTGTCTATACTCGGGAAGAGCTCTATTCCTGAGCTTTACCCAATTCCGTTACATCTAAAGTtgaattaaaagtttttaaaaatcttCAATGAGAGACACACCTTAAGTTGTCCTCAACCGGAAAAGAGTACTAAATCCAATGGAAAAGCTTGCATAAAAGAATATTTCAATGTAGAGTTTGAGACATTATATAATACAATAGATAAAAGCTTATTGTCAACTAGAGGAGGCAACCAATTCATATTCATTTGTATAAACAAAATGTCCTCACTATAAATGAAGCAAGGTGCAAGTGACTGTTTCTacgattttgaaataaaaaaggtcATAATTTCAGTTGTGCGTTACAAAAGAGAATTTGTAAAATCATATCCCAAAAGGCATATGGGATACTATGGAAGGACTCTAATGTGGTTCCTACTCAGATGAAAGTTTATTATAATGGTAGACCCTTAAGGTGATCAAATGAGGAATAAATGTAGATCATATATTGACATTGGATATTAGTAAAGAGGGAGCCTCAACAAActaatcaaggttggccatatGTACGAGTAACATTTAACAATTATCTCATATTAAcataatagttttatatttatggaatgataaaaatataaaaacccatattaatgaaataatgtAAATTACAATGgaattcataaaaataacaacATGAGCATAATGTGATTGGCATAATATGATTGGCTGAATTTACACTTTGAACACAACCACAAGGCAATTACTAGGATTATTTAATATGCTTAAGTGCTAAGGTttgcatttataaaaaaaaaggaaaaagtgctaaagttttttttttttttgttttttttttttgtcattttgagaaacaaaagtGCTAAAGTTCTTTGATTGAGCTATAATACATTACTACATTgttaagaaagaagaaaagtacGGGCATTAAAGTTATTCATGAATATTAACTATAGTTCAATCTCAACAAACGGTAGGTACTTTTCCTTCTCTActtttttatacttttctttatatatttttcaatgtgAAGACCACCTAACTAGTAGAGCTAATCGGCTAAAATTCCAGAACCTTGTGTGCTACTGCTACCTTATCTttctttcacacacacacatgtgtgtgtgtgtctatatatatatatatttgttgtttGAGGAAACAGTACACACATATAGATGGTCCCAAGGGAAAGGGAACagaaaattaaaagtaataACTTCCCCTTCATAAAAGATGATCCCAAATAACTGTGCTACCCTTAGGATTGTCACATATTGcttacattatataaacatgTTTTCATAATTTCATTGTCCTGAGTGTAGTCTCTGTCTAAATGTAGATCATATATTGACATTGGATATTAGTAAAGAGGGAGCCTCGACAAActaatcaaggttggccatatGTACGAGTAACATTTAACAATTATCTCATATTAAcataatagttttatatttatggaatgataaaaatataaaaatccatattaatgaaataatgtAAATTACAATGgaattcataaaaataacaacATGAGCATAATGTGATTGGCATAATATGATTGGCTGAATTTATACTTTGAACACAACCACA from Castanea sativa cultivar Marrone di Chiusa Pesio chromosome 11, ASM4071231v1 harbors:
- the LOC142617055 gene encoding uncharacterized protein LOC142617055, with the protein product MGDKIYCPCKKCKNYFAKTRDDVEVDLLTIGILPSYTRWFRHGEERHFQTCDILDSDDESDGDGLSEMVEDYCAAFNAASNVVGDSSGDGTPEEPNDDAANFFLKLGHNEQKLFQDCKYTKLSFIVKLLHIKCLSGWTNKSFTLLLQLLNDALSKVIVELPNSLYEAKNMIRDLGLDYVKIDACESNCMLYWKENSNRSECQVCGLSRWKSSEGSVRGKKVPHKVLRYFPITPRLKRFFLPKKTASYMTWHHDKRVDDGLLRHPADFKAWKNFDEIHESFSSEKRNVRLGLASDGFNPYGNMSTTHSTWPIVLVPYNLPLWMCMKQSYFMLALLIPGPKGPGIKIDIYLQPLIDELNKLWEVGVTTFDSSRNQNFNMRAAVLWTINDFLAYRILSGWNTMGALACPSCHNETSSSYLQNGRKFCFMGHRRFLPIKHRWRLESKKFDGKKEIGLSPKQLSGDDVLSQLCDLEFLIFRNGAKKRKHDELNEKDNWLKKSIFFKLPYWRTLLLRNNLDVMHIEKNVCDSIIGTLMSTKKKTKDNLNSRLDLKAMGIRGELHPISCGEYLKLPSACYTLSVNEQRDFSGFLKEVKFPDGYSSNITRCMNLKDRKISGLKSHDCHILLETLLPLAIDGLLPEEVSAKVSKPLIVLSNFFKALCSKVLSVDDLEKMESQISIALCQLEMIFPPSFFDVMMHLPIHLAGEAMIAGPVQYRWMYPIERYLQTLKNFVRNPAYPEGSIAEGYLIDECLTFCSRYFHGRGYVSRQLSQEEWMQAHLYVLKNCDEVLPYIEEHKYMIQQASVKNVENRHKKQFREWFESHITQLYDERKVSKQLFDLARGPLEKVVCYNGYIVNGFRFRKNEVDCSRRTQSYGVLVKGDASTGNRDYYGVLIDIIELHYMGGNKIAMFKCEWRDVDHCGRGIMVDKYGRTLVNVTRSLKSNEPFVLACQAEQVFYVKSIRNPQWHFVIKTEPRNYYNMPSPKEENDDDEEDDDQEPYQQNDSHGHQMGFTSTDDQDDAIISLDRVDIPSRLVDMDDVDMNDVDMN